AAAGCGTCTCGATACGCTTTACGCCAATCGAAAGTACTCCGAACTTGATCTCGGCACGGCGCTGCAAGTGCTGGCGATTGACAACGGCGACCAGGGCGTAGCACACGCGACAGAGAAATAGAGCTTCTCGCCCGGCGGCTTCCTTGCCGGGTAACGTATCGTCTCTGTCTTGAATTTTGCGGGCCGCGAACCTAAACGCGGCGATGCCGCAGTGGGCCTTTCTCCTCGTCCCGGTGCCGCGAGTTAACGCGGCGTTGACAATTCTGCTCCCGCGAATTTAGGGTTCTCCGAGCCCATCGGTAGGAGAGCGGCGACCGGGAAAGGTAAGTGCAAAAGCTCGTCGACGTAAAATTCTACTATGCGTACACGAGTCCGGTCTCCTATCTAGCCAAGGATCCGGCCTACGCGCTCGAACTCTCGCATCACGTGCGCCTGCGCTACATCCCGTACGGCGTCGATATCAGGCGCGTTTACGGCGACGTGCTGACGCGGAGCGAACGCGACCGGCGCAAGCTGCGCTATCTCTACTTCGACGCGCGGCGGATGGCGCGCGAGCGCGGCGCGGTAATTTATCCGCCCAAGAGGATTTTCAGCGCCCGGCCCGCCTTTTACGGCGGCTTCTGCGCCGACGACCAGGGGCTGTTCCGCCCCTTTTCCGACCGCGTGTACCAGCGCTTCTGGAAGAGCGAGCTCGAGGTCGAAAATCCCGATGCGCTGGCGGCGATTCTCGAGGAGGTCGGAGCCGACAGCGCGATCTTCCGCCGCTGGATCGAAGACGAGGAAAGCGAAGCCAAGCCGCGGCTCAAGCGATGCTTCGCCGAGGCCGCCGCGGACCACGTCTTCGGCGTACCCACCTTCGTTGTCGACGGCGAGATCTTCTGGGGCTATGACCGGATGCCGTGGCTGGTCAGGAAGCTGGACGCGATGGAACTGCGCCGCTGAGGAGACGCTGCCGCGGTCAATCGGCCTGCGACCGGGCAGTTTCCATCAGGAATCTCTTCAGATCCGTCGCGCGCATCTCGTCGATCGCGACGCGGCCGACCCACGCGAGCGTGCGCGCATCGGCGGTGACGAACGTATCGGCCGCCGCGGCACCGGTTATCGCGTGCGCGATCTCGTTTGCTTCTTCGGCGCGCATCGTGCGGTTCTCGGCGCTGAGCGCACACGCGAGCGACATCGCCGCGCCCACCCACATCCTGACGCTCCGTAGCGCGAGCAGCGCCTCGCCGCCGTATCGGGCGCACTCCGCGCCGGCGCCGGCGCGCGCGGCGAGCTCGGCCGCCGCCTCAGGCGCCTTGCTCGCGAAATACTTCTCGAAGGTGGCGCTTTCGCGCGGAGGCGCGAAGCGCGCCGTCCATTCGGCCACAAATTCGCCCAGGTCTGCGATGAACGTCTCGCGCTCGCGCCGGGCCGCTTCGAGCGCCTCGGTGAAATCGTCGTTCAGCTCCTCGCCGTCGCTTTCGAGGATCTCGGAGATTCCGGTGGTCACCGCGCTCTGCATCGCGCCGCGCAGAAACGCGCCCGGCGCCTGCGCGCCCGCGCCGACCGCGCGCAAGTCATCGGCGAGCAGCCGGCCGCAGGGCTTCAGCAGCACCCGCCAGTTGCTGATCGAGAGCAGCAGGCGCACCTGCGCCGCCATCGCGTGCGGCGAGAGGGCCCGGGCGAGCACGATTTCTTCGAGGTTGTGCAATCCGAGCGGAATCGAAACATTACGGCCGTAAATTGCCTTGCGCAGCGCGCCGACGTCGGCCGCGGTGCAATCGATCTTACGGTAGAGATGGCCGAAGGCGCTGGTAGCGAGATACGCGATCATCGGGACGCCCTTTGGCGACGCCCTCCGGGGCCGCGGCCTATAACTCGGGGCTCGCTTGCAGGAAGCTCTCGCCCATCAGCCACGTATCGACCGCGCGCGCACACTCGCGGCCTTCCCAAATAGCCCACACCACGAGCGATTGTCCGCGCCGCGTATCGCCCGCCGCGAATACTCCCGGCAGGCTCGACATGTAGTTTTCGCAGAGCACGTTGCTGCGCGGGTCGAGCTTAAGTCCGAGCTGCGAGATGATGCCGTCCGGCTCCGGCCCCAGGAAGCCCAGCGCGAGCAGCACCAGCTCGCACTCGATGAGGAAGTTGCTGTCCGGCACTTCTTCCATCACCATGCGGCCGTTTTCCTGCTTCCACTGGAGCTTGACCCCTTCAAGCGCCTTGAGCACGCCGTTTTCGCCGATGAAGCGCCTGGTGTTGATGCTCCAGTCGCGCACCACGCCTTCCTCGTGCGAGGTCGAAGTCCGCAGGATCATCGGCCAGTCCGGCCACGGCATCGACGCGGTGCGCCGCTCGGGCGGCATCGGCAGCAGCTCGTACTGGTAAACCAGGCTTGCGCCCTGGCGATTCGAAGTGCCGAGGCAATCCGACCCGGTGTCGCCCCCACCCAAGATCACGACCTTTTTTCCCGTGGCGCTGATTGCAACCGCGGGGTCGATGGTGTCGCCGGCGTTGCGGCGGTTCTGTTGCGGCAGAAATTCCATCGCGAAATGCACGCCCTTCAACTCCCGGCCCGGAATCGGAAGGTCGCGCGGCTTGGTCGCGCCCATCGTCAGTACAATCGCGTCGTTCTGCGCGCGCAGCTCGTCGGCATGGATGTCGAAGCCGACGCGGCAGTTGGTGACGATATTGACGCCCTCGGCCCGCATCTGCTCGGTCCGCCGATGAACGAAGCGCTTCTCGAGCTTGAAATCCGGAATCCCGTACATCAGGAGCCCGCCGACGCGGTCGGAGCGCTCGTAGAGCGTCACGTCATGGCCGGCGCGCGCCAGTTGCTGGGCGCAGGCGAGGCCCGACGGTCCCGATCCGACAACGGCGACACGCTTGCCGGTCTTGCGCGCGGGCGGGAGCGGCGTGACCCATCCTTGGGCCCACGCGTGATCGATGATGTTCCGTTCGATCAGCTTGATCGTGACCGGGTCGTTGTTGATGTTGAGGACGCACGCCTCTTCGCAGGGCGCGGGGCAGACGCGTCCGGTGAATTCGGGGAAATTGTTGGTCGAATGCAGGCGCTCGATCGCGTCCTGCCAGCGCCCGCGATACACGAGGTCGTTAAAGTCCGGGATGATATTGCCGAGCGGGCAGCCCTTGTGGCAAAAGGGGATGCCGCAATCCATGCAGCGCGCGCCCTGCGCGCGCAACTTGTCCTCGGGCACCTTGAGATCGTATTCGCGCCAGTCGTGCAAGCGCTCGCTCACCGGGCGCCGCGCCGGCGTTTCGCGCTTGATCTCCATGAATCCCGTTATCTTGCCCATCGCTTCTCCAATCCGCCGTCCGGCCGCGCTCATCCCTGGCGGCCGCGTTTCTCGCTGCCCAGATGCCCTAAAGGCGCTGAGCGGCCGCCCGCCTATACCGCGGCCAGACGCGCCATGTCGTTGCTCGTTCCGAGATGCTGGCGCTCCAGCACCGCGCGGTACTCGGTCGGCATCACCCTGACGAACTTCGCGGCGTATCCGTCCCAATCGGCGAGGATACGCTCAGCGAGTTTGCTTCCGGTGTATTGATGGTGCCGCACGATCAGCGCATGCACGCGCTTTCGCTCGTCGGCGTTGTCGAGCGGTCCCAACTCCACCATTCCGGTGTTGCAGCGCGTGCTGAAGCTCGCGTCCTCGTCGAGCACGTAGGCGGTTCCGCCGCTCATCCCGGCGGCGAAGTTGCGCCCGGTGCGCCCCAGCACGACCACGGTGCCGCGCGTCATGTACTCGCATCCGTGATCGCCGACGCCTTCGACGACCGCCGTCGCTCCGCTGTTGCGTACGGCGAAGCGCTCACCGGCGACGCCGGAGAAAAACGCCTCGCCGGCGGTTGCGCCGTAGAGCGCGACGTTGCCGATGATGATGTTGTTCTCGGCGGTGAAGGTGGCCTCGCGCGGCGGCCGTACCGTGATGAAGCCGCCGGAAAGCCCTTTGCCGCAGTAGTCGTTGGCGTCGCCCTCGAGATGGAGCGCCACGCCCGGAGCGAGCCATGCGCCGAAGCTCTGTCCCGCCGAGCCCTTCAGGTTGATCTTGATCGTGTAGGGCGGCAAACCGTCCTCGCCGAAGCGGCGCGAGACCTCGGAGGAGAGAATCGTGCCGACGGTGCGATTGACGTTGCGGATCGGCAAGTTGATCTCGACCGGCTTGCGATGTTCGAGCGCGTCCGCGCTGAGCTCGAGCAACTGCTGATCGAGCGCATGCTCGATGCCGTGGTCCTGCTTCTCGACGCAATGCAGCGGCTCGTCGGGGCCGACCGGCGGACGGTGCAGGATGCGGCTTAAGTCGATGTTGCGCGCCTTCCAGTGCTGGATCGCCTCGTTGGCGTCGAGGCATTCGACATGCCCGACCATCTCGGCCACGCTGCGGAAGCCCAACTGCGCCATGTATTCGCGCATTTCCTCCGCGATGAACATCATCAGGTTCACCACGTGCTCGGGCTTGCCCTCGAACTTCTTGCGCAGTTCGGGATCCTGCGTCGCGACGCCGACCGGGCAGGTGTTGAGATGGCACACGCGCATCATGATGCAGCCCGAGGCCACCAGCGCGGCGCTGGCGAAGCCGTACTCCTCGGCGCCGAGCAGCGCCGCGATCGTCACGTCGCGCCCGGTCTTGAGCTGGCCGTCGGTCTCGACGTGGATGCGCCCGCGCAGACCGTTCATCACCAGGATCTGCTGGGTTTCGGCGAGCCCGAGCTCCCACGGCGCGCCCGCATGCTTGATCGAAGTGAGCGGCGAAGCGCCGGTGCCGCCGTCGTGTCCGCTGATCAGCACCACGTCGGCCTTGGCCTTAGCGACGCCGGCCGCGACCGTCCCGACGCCGACTTCGGCTACCAGCTTGACGCTGACGCGCGCGCGGCGGTTGGAGTTCTTGAGGTCGTGTATGAGCTGCGCCAGGTCCTCGATCGAATAGATGTCGTGATGGGGCGGTGGCGAGATGAGGCCGACGCCGGGCGTCGAGTAGCGAATTTTGGCGATGAAATCGTCGACCTTGTGGCCGGGTAGCTGGCCGCCCTCGCCGGGCTTCGCGCCCTGCGCCATCTTGATCTGCAGCTCGTCGGCGTTGACCAGGTACCAGCTGGTCACGCCGAAGCGCGCCGAGGCGACCTGCTTGATTGCGCTGCGCCGCCAATCGCCGTTGGGGTCGCGCACGAAACGCGCCGGGTCCTCGCCGCCCTCGCCGGTGTTGGACTTGCCGCCGATCCGGTTCATCGCGATCGCCAGGTTCTCGTGCGCCTCCTTGCCGATCGACCCGAACGACATCGCGCCCGTCTTGAAGCGCTTGACGATCGCGGAGGCCGGCTCGACCTCCTCGATCGGCACCGGCGGGCGCTCGAACTTGAACTTGAGCAGGCTGCGCAGCGTCGCCAGGTTGCGGCTGTGATCGTCGACCAGGCGCGTGTACTCCTTGAACATCTTGTAGTTGCCCGAGCGCACCGCGTGCTGGAGCTTGGCGATGGTGTTCGGGTTGTACATGTGATGCTCGCCGCGTCGGCGCCACTGGTATTGCCCGCCCGCTTCGAGCTGATGGTCGAGGTTGGGCATGATGTCGAAGGCGCGGTGATGGCGATTGGCGGTCTCGCGCGCGATCGCCTCGAGCCCCACGCCGCCCACGCGCGACGCGGTCCAGGTGAAGTAGCGGTCGATCACGTCCTGGCTTAGCCCGATGGCCTCGAAAATTTGCGCCCCGCGATAGCTCTGCACGGTCGAGATGCCCATCTTGGAGGCGACCTTGATCAGGCTCTTCACCACCGACTTGTTGAAGTGCTCGACCGCGGCCTCTTCGTCGACCTCCTTGAGGACGCCATCGTCGATCATCTCGGCCATCGTGGCGTACGCGAGATAAGGGTTGACCGCGCCCGCGCCATAGCCGACCAGCAGGCAGAAGTGTTGCGCCTCGCGCGGCTCGCCCGATTCGACCACCAGGCCCGCGCGCGTGCGCGTGCCTTCGCGGATCAGGTGGTGATGCACGGCGCCGGTCGCGAGCAAACTGGGTATCGGTGCGTGCTCGCGGTCCACTCCGCGGTCGGAGAGCACGAGGATCGCTGCGCCGCCGGCGATCGCTTCAGAGGCGCCGCGACAGAGGCGCTCGAGCGCGCCGCGCAATCCGGCCTCGCCGTCGGCGACGCGGTACAGCGTTGACAGCGTAGCCGTGCGCAGGCCGGGTTTGTTGAGGCGCTTGATCTTTTCCAGCTCGACGTTGGTGATTACCGGCCGCGCCAGTTTGAGCTGGCGGCAGTGCGCCGGCGTTTCCTCGAACAGGTTCTGCTCCGAGCCGATCGTGGTGATGGCGGAGGTCACCAGTTCCTCGCGGATCGGATCGATCGGCGGATTGGTGACCTGGGCGAATAGCTGTTTGAAGTAGTTGAAGAGCAGCGGCGACTTGTCCGACAGCACCGCGAGCGGCGTGTCGGTGCCCATCGAACCCACCGGCTCCTGACCGTTGACCGCCATCGGCGCCAGGATCATTTTCAGCTCTTCGGTCGTGTAACCGAAGGCCTGCTGCTGCTTGGGCAGGTCCTCTGCCTCGAAGCTCGAGATCGGCGGCGCGTTGGGCGGCTCGGGAAGCTCGTCGAGATCGGTCAGGTTTTCGTCGAGCCATTGCCGGTACGGTTTGCGCGCCGAGATCGAGGCCTTGATCTCCTCGTCCTCGACGATGCGGCCCTCGACCGTATCGATGAAGAACATGCGGCCCGGCTGCAGGCGGCCCTTGCGCTCGACCTGCGCGGGCGGGATGTCGAGCACGCCGGCTTCGGAAGCCATCACGACCAGCCCGTCCTTGGTCACCAGGTAGCGCGACGGCCGGAGCCCGTTGCGGTCGAGCACGGCGCCGATGCGCCGTCCGTCGGTGAATGCGATCGAGGCTGGTCCGTCCCACGGCTCCATCAGGCTCGAATGGTATTCGTAGAACGCGCGCTTGCCCGCGCTCATCAGTTCGTCGTTCTGCCACGCCTCCGGAATCATCATCATTACCGCGTGCGGCAGCGAGCGCCCGGTGCGCACCAGCAGCTCGAGGCAGTTGTCGAACATGGCCGAGTCGCTGCCCGTCGGCTCGATGATCGGCAGCAGCTTGGCCATGTCATCGCCGAACAGCGGCGAGGCGAACTGGCCCTGCCGCGCCGCCATCCAGTTGATATTGCCCCGCAGCGTGTTGATTTCGCCGTTGTGGCACAGGAAGCGGTACGGATGGGCGCGATCCCAGCTCGGAAAGGTATTGGTCGAAAACCTCTGATGGACCATCGCAAGCGCGGTCTTGATTTCGGGGTCGCGCAGGTCGGGATAGAACTCCGGAATCTGGGTCGAGATCAACTGGCCTTTGTAAATCACGGTCGCCGCCGAAAGGCTGCAGAAGTAAAACAGCTCGCCTTCCTGAAGACCGACCGAGCCGCTTGCGCCCGCGATCGCCTTGCGGATGACGTAGAGCTTGCGCTCGAGCGCCTCGGCGTCGGCGATGCCGTTGCCGCGGGCGATAAATACCTGGCGCACCATCGGCAGCCCCAGCCGCGCCACGTCGCCGCACGCGCTTTCCACCACCGGGACCGTCCGCCATCCAAGCAGCCGCTGACCCTCCTCGGCGACCACCCGCTCCACCACCGCCTCGGCCGCCTGCCGCCGCTCGGGATCCAGCGGCAGAAAGACCTGGCCAACGCCGTACTCGCCCGGCGCCGGCAGTGCAAAGCCCAGCTTGTCCGCTTCGCGTGCGAAAAATTCGTGCGGAATCTGCAGCAGCACGCCGGCGCCATCGCCGGTGCGCGGGTCGCATCCGCAGGCTCCGCGATGGGTCAGGTTGTCGAGCACCTGGAGCCCTTTCTGCAGGATATCGTGGGAGCGCACGCCCTTGATGTTGACCACGAAACCGACGCCGCAGGCGTCGTGCTCGTGCGCTGGATCATAGAGGCCCTGGCGGGGGGGAATGCCGCGATGTTGATGCATTGCTACGTCCTTTTCGAATCTCCCAACCCGTTTTTGGCCACGCCATGGCGATGGCGCCGGCCGTTTCCCGGGTCGCCCGCCTCTTCGGCGGCGACCGTTATCTGCGTGCGTTCGGTATGGGTCGAAAGCACCACCATCGTCTCGGTGCGCGTCACGCCCTCGATCAGCCGGATGGCGCGGATGAGCTCCTCGAGCGTCGAGGTGTTTGCGGTCTTTATCTTGAGCAGCAGCGTGTGCTCGCCGGTGATGTGATGACACTCGAGGACGTCGTCGATAAGCTCGATGGTCTCCTCGAACAGGCTGATTGTCTTCGGATGAGCGATCGAGACGCCGATGAAGGCGGTAACATCCTTACCCAGGAGCTTGGCGTCCACCGCCGCGTGATAGCCCAGGATGATTCCGCCGTCTTCGAGCTTCTTTACGCGCTCGATGACCGAAGGCGCCGACAACCCCACCTGCTCGCCGAGCTTGACGTGTGCGATTCTCCCGTGATCCTGAAGAATTGACAGGATCTGGAGATCGATAGCGTCGAGGTCGGGAGCTTCCCCGCCTGATTTCATAAGGAAAACCTCATTGCGAGCTGCTGAATCTATCAGATTCTGGGGTTGTGTCAAAGGTTTATTAGGTCAAGTGTGAAACTTAATCGCGTTTCCGAAGGATCGAGATCGGCGCTCCTTAAGAATAACCACCGATAGGGGGATCTCGGTCCTCCTTTTGTAAACGATTGGGGCTCGATGCCTCGAAACCATAAAGCTGAATAAACCGACTGCCTAAATACGTCCTTCTTAGTAGGGAGATGGCCCCAATCCTGCTTCTCCGTGGTGCAAGGCGATCGAGTCCCGAGAGAAAGTTTTCATCTGAGGCTTTACGGGCGTGTTAAGTTTCGTGTAGAAGGGCCAGAACCAATGAGACCGGGCAGAACCAGCGACGCGAAATCGAAAGATGCGCGCTTTACGAGATTCGGGAGTAAGCGGTTATAACCGCTTCACGCGACTATGGCCGAGTCCTGTATCGACGTTGCCCATAATCTATCCGCCCTTGTCTGTGATCCCATCTTCTATGGCGCCGGCGTACCGAAAGGCGACGGCCGGCCGGTCCTGTTGATCCCAGGGTTTTTCGCCGGCGATTGGTCGCTCTCGGTGCTTTCGCGATGGTTGTCGCGAGTCGGTTACCGTCCGTATCTGTCGGGAATCGACTGGAACGTCGGATGTCCCGACGAAAAGTCGGAACGGCTCGGATGGCGCATCGCGCGAATCACGGATGAATGCGGAATGCCCGCGGTGGTAATCGGGCACAGCCTCGGCGGCGTGCTGGCGCGCGCGCTCGCGGTCAAATATCCCGCGCGGGTGCATCACGTGGTGACGCTCGGATCACCGTCGCAGATCTCGTGGAGTGCGGTGCGCGCGCGCTATCGGCCGGCGATCCGAGGCTTCCAGGCATTGTGGCAAGCGTTCAACAACCGTCCAGCGCAATGCGGAACGGACCAATGCGAGTGTCACTTCGGAGTCGCCGTCAGTTCGCGGTTTCCGCGCGGAGTGAAACTCAGTTCGTTCTACACGCGCACCGACGAGGTTGTTGACTGGCGCGCGTGCGTCCATCCCGAGGGCGACAACTACGAGGTCCGCGGAGGCCACGCCAGCATGGCCGTGAACCGCGAGGTCTACCGCCTGCTCGGCGTTATCCTGGCTGCGGGAAGGCCCGAGTTCAGTTCCGCCACGTCCGCGACCTCCGCGCCGGCGGGAGTCTAGCCTCCTCCTTCGGTGGGGACGGGCGCCGGGCGCTGGCGCGTCCTCGACACAACCTCCGCCCGCAACGCGATCTAACGATCGTGCGAATAGCAGTCGATCTCGTTTGAAGCCTCAGTCCGGGGCGGCGCAGGAAGCCTCCCGGTACGCGCCCTCATTTGACATCCAGATGTGACTTGTTGCCGGATTGAGCCCGCGGCGCGCCCGGATAATGATTGGCCATCCACACCAGCAGAGCAAAAATGGCTGCGAGCGAGCTGAAGAACATTCCCATCAGAATTGCGCGCCGCACGCGCTTGACGTGCGGGCTTCGCGGACGGAGCCGCTTCGCGCGGCCGGTGACCGGCACGTTCGCCGGATCTTTCAGGTCCGCGAGCATCTCGGCGGTGCTCTGGTAGCGGTTGCGCGGCGAGCGTTCGATCGCGTGCAGGACAACTTCCTCGAGATGGGGGTCGATCTCGGGCACGAAGGCGCTCGGCGGCTGCGGATCCTCGTTCGCCTTCGCCCGCATCATCGCGTAAACGCTGTCGCCTGAAAACGGCAGGTTCCCGGTGACCATCTCGAACAGTATCGTGCCCAGCGCATAGACGTCCGTGCGAGCATCGCCGTGGCGTCCGCTGACCTGTTCGGGCGCCATGTAGTCGGGTGTGCCGAGGGTGGTCCTGAGTCCCGACCAGGTGAGCCGGCGCGCCGACTCGTCGAGCGCGATCCCAAAGTCCATCAGCTTGAGCTTGCCGTCGGCGGTGATCAGCGCGTTTTCGGGCTTGAGGTCGCGATGAATGATGCCGTTGCGGTGCATGTAAACCATCGCCTCGCAAATCTGGCGGGCAAATTCGAGCGCGCGTTCCGCCGCCAGTGGCTGCTGCTCGCGCATGATCGCCCGCAGTGAGACGCCCTCGATGTACTCCATCACGATGTACATCCGGCTGCGGTGCCGCGGGGCCAGCACCTTGATGACGTTGGGATGGTCGAGGCGGCGGCCGATCTCCTCCTCGCGTTGGAAGCGGCGGTAGAAAACCACGTCGCTTTCGAACTGCAGGTAAGGAACCTTGATCGCGACCGTGTCGCCACTCAGACGATCGTGAGCCTTGAAGATCGACGCCATGCCGCTGCGCGCGATGAGTTCGGTGAGGTCGTACTGGTCGAGCTTCTCACCCGCGCTTACCTCGCGCATCATTGGCAAAGCCTGTCCCCCCAACACATGGGCGCGGACGCTAACACCGCTGCTTCGGCCTCCGCAACGCGTCCGGCTCGCCCGCGGTGGCGCCGCGCGAAGCGGGCGCGAGCGCAATCAACCCGTCCGCGCAAGAATCCTCCTGAGCCGCGCAAGCAGGCCCGCGCCGCCGGCGCCTTTCTCAAATGGCGTTGCGCCGTTCATAGCAAAGACCGCGGCGGTTACATTGTCCTCGCTGCCGCGCGCCTTGGCCGCCGTGATGAGCGCCCTGCAGGTCGCGGCCGCGCCGCCCGCGCGCATCAGGCGCCGGAGTTCGCGCTCTTCGAGCACGTTGTAGAGCCCGTCGCTGCAGAGCAGAACGCGGTCGCCCCGCAGCAGCGGCATCGAGAAGCGGCCCACCGACACGATCAACTCGCGGCCGAGCGAGCGGCTGAGCATCGAACGCTCCGAATGATTGCGCGCGTCCGCCGCTTTCATCAGGCCCATCCGCACACTTTCGGCTACGACGGTATGGTCCCGGGTCATCTGCCGGATGCGCCCGCGGCGCGCGAGATAGACGCGGCAATCGCCCACGTGCGCTGCGCAGAGCCGGCCGTTCTCGACCGCCGCCGCGGTCAACGTCGTGCCCATCAGGCGCAGCGCGGACACCGCGGTCGCACGCTGGTGAATCTCGATGTTGGCGCGCTGGACGGCGCGATGGAGCCGGAGCGCCGCGCCCCATTCGCACGGGCTTTCGCGATAGGCCTCGAGCGTGATCTCGACCGCCATACGGCTCGCGACCTCGCCGCCCGCGTATCCGCCGACACCGTCGGCGACCACGAACACCGCGGCCTGCGGCTCTTCGATGAAGCAGCCGCAAGCATCCTGATTGTCGGGCCGGTCGCCGGCATCGGAAAGCACCGCGAGGTCGAAACTCCGCGGCACCGAGTCCGGAGAGCCCGGACGGCTCACCGGGTCCGGCCCGCTCCGATCGGACATGCGCCGCTCAATCGTCTCGCTGCGCCGGGCCGCCACTCATCGGCGCGAGCAGCGCGCGCTCTTGTGCTCGCGTTTCAGAACGCGAGGCCAGGCTGCGAAAGGAAATCATTCCTTTCGCGCCCCGAGCAATTCCTTCTCGGCGCTCAGCCAATCGGCGAGATCGTCGCCGTGAGCGCCGCCGCGCGCGAGAAAGAATTCGTAGGCGCGCACCCGTATGCTCTCGATGTTCACTTCGCCGTTCGATCCGCCATTGGCCGCGCGCGTGTGGTCCAGCGCGTTGGATTTCTGTATCGCTGCTGCGCCTTCTTTTGCTGCATTCCTGGTCCGTCGGCGCGTAGTTGTTCCGCTCCCCTTTCTAACCGTAGCCATCTCTTTCAAAAAACCTCCTTGAGAGAGACGTTCGCCTTTACATCGCGCTTGTGCGACAGGCCCAGTGTATATCGTCAAACCGTGTTAGCCGAGATTTTGCGGCATCGGTTGTTATCCGTGTCTTGCCAGGCGCCAGAAAAAAAGCGCGGTCACTTTTCAAAGTGAGCGGCCGTCCGTTCTCGCTAAGGAGACCGGACGGCCGCTTAACGGCGCCGCGC
The sequence above is drawn from the Candidatus Binataceae bacterium genome and encodes:
- the gltB gene encoding glutamate synthase large subunit, which produces MHQHRGIPPRQGLYDPAHEHDACGVGFVVNIKGVRSHDILQKGLQVLDNLTHRGACGCDPRTGDGAGVLLQIPHEFFAREADKLGFALPAPGEYGVGQVFLPLDPERRQAAEAVVERVVAEEGQRLLGWRTVPVVESACGDVARLGLPMVRQVFIARGNGIADAEALERKLYVIRKAIAGASGSVGLQEGELFYFCSLSAATVIYKGQLISTQIPEFYPDLRDPEIKTALAMVHQRFSTNTFPSWDRAHPYRFLCHNGEINTLRGNINWMAARQGQFASPLFGDDMAKLLPIIEPTGSDSAMFDNCLELLVRTGRSLPHAVMMMIPEAWQNDELMSAGKRAFYEYHSSLMEPWDGPASIAFTDGRRIGAVLDRNGLRPSRYLVTKDGLVVMASEAGVLDIPPAQVERKGRLQPGRMFFIDTVEGRIVEDEEIKASISARKPYRQWLDENLTDLDELPEPPNAPPISSFEAEDLPKQQQAFGYTTEELKMILAPMAVNGQEPVGSMGTDTPLAVLSDKSPLLFNYFKQLFAQVTNPPIDPIREELVTSAITTIGSEQNLFEETPAHCRQLKLARPVITNVELEKIKRLNKPGLRTATLSTLYRVADGEAGLRGALERLCRGASEAIAGGAAILVLSDRGVDREHAPIPSLLATGAVHHHLIREGTRTRAGLVVESGEPREAQHFCLLVGYGAGAVNPYLAYATMAEMIDDGVLKEVDEEAAVEHFNKSVVKSLIKVASKMGISTVQSYRGAQIFEAIGLSQDVIDRYFTWTASRVGGVGLEAIARETANRHHRAFDIMPNLDHQLEAGGQYQWRRRGEHHMYNPNTIAKLQHAVRSGNYKMFKEYTRLVDDHSRNLATLRSLLKFKFERPPVPIEEVEPASAIVKRFKTGAMSFGSIGKEAHENLAIAMNRIGGKSNTGEGGEDPARFVRDPNGDWRRSAIKQVASARFGVTSWYLVNADELQIKMAQGAKPGEGGQLPGHKVDDFIAKIRYSTPGVGLISPPPHHDIYSIEDLAQLIHDLKNSNRRARVSVKLVAEVGVGTVAAGVAKAKADVVLISGHDGGTGASPLTSIKHAGAPWELGLAETQQILVMNGLRGRIHVETDGQLKTGRDVTIAALLGAEEYGFASAALVASGCIMMRVCHLNTCPVGVATQDPELRKKFEGKPEHVVNLMMFIAEEMREYMAQLGFRSVAEMVGHVECLDANEAIQHWKARNIDLSRILHRPPVGPDEPLHCVEKQDHGIEHALDQQLLELSADALEHRKPVEINLPIRNVNRTVGTILSSEVSRRFGEDGLPPYTIKINLKGSAGQSFGAWLAPGVALHLEGDANDYCGKGLSGGFITVRPPREATFTAENNIIIGNVALYGATAGEAFFSGVAGERFAVRNSGATAVVEGVGDHGCEYMTRGTVVVLGRTGRNFAAGMSGGTAYVLDEDASFSTRCNTGMVELGPLDNADERKRVHALIVRHHQYTGSKLAERILADWDGYAAKFVRVMPTEYRAVLERQHLGTSNDMARLAAV
- a CDS encoding alpha/beta hydrolase; this translates as MAESCIDVAHNLSALVCDPIFYGAGVPKGDGRPVLLIPGFFAGDWSLSVLSRWLSRVGYRPYLSGIDWNVGCPDEKSERLGWRIARITDECGMPAVVIGHSLGGVLARALAVKYPARVHHVVTLGSPSQISWSAVRARYRPAIRGFQALWQAFNNRPAQCGTDQCECHFGVAVSSRFPRGVKLSSFYTRTDEVVDWRACVHPEGDNYEVRGGHASMAVNREVYRLLGVILAAGRPEFSSATSATSAPAGV
- a CDS encoding Lrp/AsnC family transcriptional regulator; the protein is MKSGGEAPDLDAIDLQILSILQDHGRIAHVKLGEQVGLSAPSVIERVKKLEDGGIILGYHAAVDAKLLGKDVTAFIGVSIAHPKTISLFEETIELIDDVLECHHITGEHTLLLKIKTANTSTLEELIRAIRLIEGVTRTETMVVLSTHTERTQITVAAEEAGDPGNGRRHRHGVAKNGLGDSKRT
- a CDS encoding serine/threonine-protein kinase; its protein translation is MREVSAGEKLDQYDLTELIARSGMASIFKAHDRLSGDTVAIKVPYLQFESDVVFYRRFQREEEIGRRLDHPNVIKVLAPRHRSRMYIVMEYIEGVSLRAIMREQQPLAAERALEFARQICEAMVYMHRNGIIHRDLKPENALITADGKLKLMDFGIALDESARRLTWSGLRTTLGTPDYMAPEQVSGRHGDARTDVYALGTILFEMVTGNLPFSGDSVYAMMRAKANEDPQPPSAFVPEIDPHLEEVVLHAIERSPRNRYQSTAEMLADLKDPANVPVTGRAKRLRPRSPHVKRVRRAILMGMFFSSLAAIFALLVWMANHYPGAPRAQSGNKSHLDVK
- a CDS encoding DsbA family protein; protein product: MQKLVDVKFYYAYTSPVSYLAKDPAYALELSHHVRLRYIPYGVDIRRVYGDVLTRSERDRRKLRYLYFDARRMARERGAVIYPPKRIFSARPAFYGGFCADDQGLFRPFSDRVYQRFWKSELEVENPDALAAILEEVGADSAIFRRWIEDEESEAKPRLKRCFAEAAADHVFGVPTFVVDGEIFWGYDRMPWLVRKLDAMELRR
- a CDS encoding glutamate synthase subunit beta produces the protein MGKITGFMEIKRETPARRPVSERLHDWREYDLKVPEDKLRAQGARCMDCGIPFCHKGCPLGNIIPDFNDLVYRGRWQDAIERLHSTNNFPEFTGRVCPAPCEEACVLNINNDPVTIKLIERNIIDHAWAQGWVTPLPPARKTGKRVAVVGSGPSGLACAQQLARAGHDVTLYERSDRVGGLLMYGIPDFKLEKRFVHRRTEQMRAEGVNIVTNCRVGFDIHADELRAQNDAIVLTMGATKPRDLPIPGRELKGVHFAMEFLPQQNRRNAGDTIDPAVAISATGKKVVILGGGDTGSDCLGTSNRQGASLVYQYELLPMPPERRTASMPWPDWPMILRTSTSHEEGVVRDWSINTRRFIGENGVLKALEGVKLQWKQENGRMVMEEVPDSNFLIECELVLLALGFLGPEPDGIISQLGLKLDPRSNVLCENYMSSLPGVFAAGDTRRGQSLVVWAIWEGRECARAVDTWLMGESFLQASPEL